A window of the Trichoderma asperellum chromosome 6, complete sequence genome harbors these coding sequences:
- a CDS encoding uncharacterized protein (MEROPS:MER0185433), with translation MAPVPEILDALEPKTSPEPSSTRPNPFDDSDVSSRKRRRTSASGSPSASVETGVHRSDSGSSPFSTVNTSVAALDDKMKVDQDPEQPRTPPQRVNSPAFSPEPPTSSRVTINLRNAPYSDSTASPSAPQCFSPSKVRIQTPEEDQVQKSIEEEADLDLALNSGGGLGNAHASPVASPSPPVEVIAIQEDDSIAEEVELVFDQALLDSSITDPTMEFPYHNTQNTLLETSNRLRDYVSSQSSLDPSVFEQVRDWLDRFLSFANQNNSQVVLSSLRQNKPFWLSLPNVIDATISRQHCLSTLPGVQAIRVAVLNFYHSYLALTAQLVMLDYQSIQEWQANIQPHPDGPLLFAPGYLYQLHRLKQYHEHLRDGDFSDFPPNSWGRVDPASYFIYQLQTFPGGNIESLGRLATALTEVVSIVPRLADILAPIAQVLVSCLQKPADVVGLDSQEQLRKFYDLWKSLSSLLGVVIDRHVGYLTKDKAASLIEALGEMLRICLPCGHEDTIRLLEDHQAEYPDLVTSERENLSTSQTVHAIAWEWRTDMLARLIRSTQMQLRVMAIEVMSNELVDSWRRLGDRFIDPQAPQVPLDPFLNHQSRYLLRINLVDYLIGPNCHPELMSGSTNIIGFLVVTKMYNAAHTDRLWQGSTESQDPRVARALTELTSSVTNLLDRTALLSLCEKFRTLPIQDFNQSIIFLWGCVLKELVLRCQKEQISLGLLPYELCLRLLREASICTPASQSLYPEVHSEVMARLDNLVAFGIDDQDRQKLYSDCVEDVAAKSPTTLGSLCCLQFALKGNVAGELNVLIEQFDFARLLVEELEYAIHAGRAAGMPMVLSGTLNRPRRDFIAKVIRHRPDAISGDLGKKLWNLLVGTACLGEEDRNCGWGIFMAFDRKTAAENPFLQLCYSQYLPNLPTSCFCRGMLNCVNAQLSSAVNDNAVDCALDDQNYLIQSGLEQLWRIILYADDAESVSIGIKTLAVDVYLDSKAISTYPFNRARQVHSSFVDRCLGQLKDAARKIKASSDGTSSGEDEPMVIVASEDEIQEQERIFTRTLRLLKLFVETHYTKPALCAPDFRPFAKQDPKEVQGDLTMLQYQSFDDGLHTEMKPLHIGKLNTAASLLSSLKLETGFDCYRVFYQGRQFLPTEEEICRSLDSLDVNEGLILVRREENDPINIVRVKPGSSPIEIQILSRFQELWTCLGMEDAISKEIYSLLIQLPTDGGIIDLFESPTATHTDIFPPRQPYKSLYVIRALTEYIESIRLIESSDEEGIKALRFSRSSYEEALRKSYSLIVLAISNESFLDQITPSLQIELMEALMATFVRLLQNTWLLSAQPVNDGATYPSPSRLVDILSYASGAMQEGSESLIDRAIAAILRLCLFHNAFMEEIATLPSFTNLLKKLILLDPRSTVRKHVVEMIKEAVETEGGYMQDSLTVPSERSIAVSSYPLTKYAWSTITSFLSEAISIPSQCHEFFGGLTYLLYRASQIMSPEVDTPAFAAQVCGLLLSHNSTESLDQPETQDVLANDLLSILLSCLQVDETLPASPSLPDDIVQKLLWRHLFPKQRTQLGHPMQKVLLNANTRQKLYEVILRLAENNQVILGPLFRSLNSLVPYFSGEEDGHYIYDLPYQFNREKAIKPCGYVGLRNLSNTCYLNALLTQLFMNTQFRRFILSLDIPNNAGSQQLLFHAQKLLAYMQESPCRFVDPEQFVGSIRTYEDTYIDINSQMDVDEFYNLLFDRLEAQLLTDDQKRKLRGIYGGQLVQQIKSRECTHVSERFEPFSAIQCDINGKRTLQESLEAYVGGEIMEGDNKYKCSSCDRHVDAVKRACLKDVPDNLIFHLKRFDFSLRTLQRSKINDYFSFPRTIDMRPYTIDYLSNPATGTTQEDIFELVGILVHSGTAESGHYYSFIRERTSTDDQPRWFEFNDDNVSLWDPRNMANHTFGGLSQQSIHDTNGTGYTKNYSGYMLFYQRASALAAEQQQATSSTTGAVAPVQVEIPPHLKEHILRENTVILKRHCLFDPNYITFVESCFAQARLFGNNSSLSPGQQQSLDPIYDLPHGLKDLAMEVAISHLDQLVTRIEDTPNFKSFSEMIRRAVVECGDCAIAFFEYFSRRHAAFRMLVQRHPDAAVRTFSWKTLILAMEKIAIETPNVYDPLSPNIIQDDRSDIAVDSPASRSSPSPRPSVLEEAVLLFDHLWRHFHFHLRSWDEVFGLLLDFARMGPREVAHLLANDYLLKLLRIIAADTMMELPLNYARMLNNIFRRVPRPPSYAAILALIDYFISQLEPMLGAQYIVDTPEERLNCDEAPFPWTADEVQLIHSHPERQLASFFIEKLLAIDQARPITHSILGRLTTLASQMDLRILNSLRKKLEADSTMQPMDPFLRAAAQYLESTQSAAHSRSIIRFIAAQAQSLQNSEPVAFLEFFSASLNLKRPHGDIVRTIETCSLETLPDWVPHLLAYGDCGIKYDTERFLDTELFDRMPNADDVDEDDIAMLERREISKEVIRRLGMACVFYLRDTHIKQRAHIGRDTASMMVQVAAKCTPFFSDEPGVDDERSIEFNNLQREIANAVRTIIVDEVEDDNSDWEGSYMSSDPLDCQPDLGIQQIGEPDEALAT, from the exons ATGGCGCCCGTCCCAGAGATCCTCGATGCCCTGGAGCCCAAGACCTCTCCTGAGCCGAGCTCGACCCGGCCGAATCCCTTTGACGACAGTGACGTTTCGTCTCGCAAGCGCCGGCGCACATCCGCCTCGGGCTCGCCTTCAGCCTCTGTCGAAACAGGCGTGCACCGCTCAGACTCCGGCTCGAGCCCGTTCTCTACTGTCAACACCAGCGTCGCCGCCTTGGACGATAAGATGAAGGTCGACCAGGACCCCGAGCAACCTCGAACGCCGCCTCAGCGTGTGAATTCGCCGGCCTTCTCTCCCGAACCTCCCACATCCAGCCGAGTGACCATCAATCTAAGAAATGCGCCATACAGCGACTCTACAGCTTCCCCCTCCGCCCCGCAGTGCTTCTCTCCGTCCAAAGTCCGAATCCAGACTCCTGAGGAGGACCAGGTCCAGAAGAgcatcgaagaagaagccgatcTTGACCTGGCTCTAAATTCCGGTGGAGGTCTAGGAAATGCGCACGCCTCGCCTGTGGCTTCTCCAAGCCCGCCTGTTGAAGTCATCGCCATACAAGAAGACGATAGCATAGCAGAAGAGGTTGAACTCGTATTTGACCAAGCCCTCCTTGACAGTTCCATCACAGATCCCACAATGGAATTTCCCTACCATAATACGCAGAATACATTACTAGAAACATCGAATCGCCTCCGGGATTACGTATCATCTC AGTCATCTCTAGACCCAAGCGTCTTTGAGCAAGTTCGAGATTGGTTAGACAGGTTTCTCTCGTTTGCCAATCAAAACAACTCGCAAGTTGTTCTTAGTTCTCTTCGACAGAATAAACCTTTCTGGCTATCTTTACCCAACGTTATCGACGCTACGATAAGCAGACA ACATTGTCTTTCAACTTTGCCAGGGGTGCAAGCCATCCGGGTAGCTGTGCTCAATTTCTATCACTCGTACCTGGCTCTCACAGCGCAGCTCGTTATGCTCGACTATCAGTCCATCCAAGAATGGCAAGCTAACATTCAGCCTCACCCCGATGGCCCTCTGTTGTTTGCTCCCGGATATCTTTATCAGCTTCATAGGCTGAAACAATACCATGAACATCTTAGAGACGGCGACTTCTCCGACTTCCCTCCTAACTCTTGGGGCCGAGTAGATCCTGCCTCATACTTTATATACCAGCTGCAAACCTTTCCTGGAGGCAATATTGAATCTCTCGGCCGCTTAGCGACGGCGCTTACCGAGGTCGTATCAATAGTCCCAAGATTGGCTGATATCCTTGCGCCTATAGCGCAAGTATTGGTTTCCTGTCTGCAGAAACCCGCTGATGTTGTGGGCTTGGACTCACAGGAACAACTAAGAAAGTTCTATGACCTCTGGAAATCACTCTCCTCGCTCCTGGGTGTAGTCATTGACAGGCACGTGGGCTATTTGACTAAGGATAAGGCTGCTTCATTAATAGAAGCTCTTGGCGAGATGCTTAGGATCTGTCTGCCATGCGGCCACGAGGATACCATCAGGCTGCTCGAAGACCATCAAGCAGAATACCCAGATCTCGTTACATCTGAGAGAGAAAATCTTTCGACATCGCAAACTGTCCACGCCATTGCGTGGGAGTGGAGAACGGACATGCTTGCAAGATTGATTCGTTCCACTCAAATGCAGCTGCGAGTAATGGCCATTGAAGTCATGAGTAATGAACTCGTCGACAGTTGGAGAAGGCTCGGAGACCGCTTCATAGACCCCCAAGCCCCCCAAGTCCCCCTAGACCCTTTCCTCAATCACCAAAGCCGCTATTTGCTCCGGATAAACCTAGTGGATTATCTCATCGGCCCAAATTGTCACCCTGAACTCATGTCCGGAAGCACCAATATCATTGGATTCCTAGTGGTGACCAAAATGTACAACGCAGCGCACACCGATCGTTTGTGGCAGGGAAGCACAGAGAGTCAAGATCCCCGCGTTGCAAGAGCTCTCACCGAGCTAACCAGCTCAGTCACCAATCTACTTGATCGCACTGCACTGTTGTCTCTTTGTGAGAAGTTCCGAACACTTCCGATCCAAGACTTCAATCAGTCGATAATATTTCTCTGGGGCTGTGTACTCAAAGAACTGGTACTTCGATGCCAAAAAGAGCAGATATCTCTTGGACTCCTTCCATATGAGCTCTGCTTAAGACTACTGAGGGAGGCGTCAATATGCACACCGGCTTCGCAGTCGCTCTATCCAGAAGTACACTCCGAAGTCATGGCAAGATTGGACAATTTAGTGGCATTTGGCATTGACGATCAGGACCGTCAAAAGCTATATTCCGACTGTGTTGAAGACGTGGCGGCAAAATCTCCCACTACACTAGGCAGTCTATGTTGTTTACAGTTCGCTCTGAAGGGAAATGTGGCAGGCGAGCTGAATGTGCTCATTGAGCAGTTTGATTTCGCAAGATTACTTGTCGAAGAGCTGGAGTATGCTATCCATGCAGGCAGAGCTGCCGGCATGCCTATGGTTCTCTCCGGAACCTTGAACCGACCGAGAAGAGACTTCATTGCAAAAGTTATTCGTCATCGACCAGATGCAATATCTGGAGATTTGGGAAAGAAACTTTGGAATCTCTTGGTTGGTACGGCTTGTCTTGGAGAGGAGGACAGGAATTGTGGTTGGGGTATCTTCATGGCCTTCGACCGTAAGACAGCAGCCGAAAATCCGTTTCTGCAATTGTGCTATTCCCAGTACTTACCTAATCTTCCTACCTCCTGCTTTTGCAGGGGAATGCTCAATTGCGTCAACGCACAGCTCTCTTCCGCGGTGAACGACAATGCTGTTGATTGTGCTCTTGATGACCAGAATTATCTGATTCAGAGCGGCTTGGAACAGCTTTGGCGAATTATCCTGTATGCCGATGATGCTGAGAGTGTCAGCATTGGTATCAAAACCTTGGCCGTTGACGTTTATCTAGACAGCAAGGCGATTTCAACGTATCCCTTCAATCGAGCCCGCCAAGTTCACTCGTCCTTTGTCGATCGCTGCTTGGGCCAATTGAAAGATGCCGCCAGGAAGATCAAAGCGTCCAGTGACGGGACGTCAAGTGGCGAGGATGAACCAATGGTCATTGTGGCAAGCGAGGATGAAatccaagagcaagagcgCATCTTCACCCGAACTCTGAGGCTTTTAAAGCTCTTTGTAGAGACTCACTATACAAAACCCGCTCTGTGTGCTCCCGATTTCCGGCCGTTCGCCAAACAAGATCCAAAGGAAGTCCAAGGAGACCTTACGATGCTCCAATATCAGTCTTTTGACGATGGACTGCATACGGAAATGAAGCCGCTGCATATCGGAAAGCTCAACACGGCAGCCTCTCTATTATCCAGTCTGAAGCTCGAGACGGGTTTCGATTGCTATCGCGTATTTTATCAAGGTCGGCAGTTTCTGCCTACCGAAGAGGAAATTTGCAGATCTCTGGACAGCTTGGATGTCAACGAAGGCCTAATCCTGGTGAGACGTGAAGAAAACGAccctataaatatagtccgAGTCAAGCCAGGCTCATCTCCCATTGAGATTCAAATACTGTCTCGCTTCCAAGAGCTCTGGACGTGTTTAGGCATGGAAGATGCAATCTccaaagaaatatatagCCTTCTCATCCAGTTGCCTACTGACGGCGGTATCATCGACCTTTTTGAGAGCCCGACGGCCACGCACACGGATATTTTCCCACCCAGACAGCCTTACAAATCACTCTATGTCATTCGTGCGTTGACTGAATACATTGAATCAATTCGCTTGATAGAGTCAAGCGATGAAGAGGGAATAAAAGCCTTAAGATTCTCCCGAAGCTCATACGAGGAGGCTCTGAGAAAGTCCTACTCTTTGATTGTACTGGCCATATCGAATGAGAGTTTTCTGGATCAAATCACCCCCTCGTTGCAAATTGAGCTTATGGAAGCCTTAATGGCAACCTTTGTTCGGCTCTTACAAAACACTTGGCTCCTATCGGCGCAGCCAGTCAACGACGGAGCTACATACCCGTCTCCAAGTCGTCTTGTCGACATTTTATCCTACGCATCAGGAGCAATGCAAGAGGGCTCCGAGTCTTTGATCGACCGTGCGATTGCTGCTATATTGCGGCTGTGTCTCTTTCACAACGCTTTCATGGAAGAAATTGCAACTCTTCCCTCTTTCACAAACCTTCTCAAGAAGCTAATACTTCTCGATCCACGCTCGACAGTAAGGAAGCATGTTGTGGAAATGATAAAGGAGGCAGTGGAGACAGAAGGGGGCTACATGCAAGACTCTCTAACCGTCCCATCGGAAAGAAGCATTGCCGTATCGTCCTATCCTCTGACGAAATATGCTTGGTCTACTATTACAAGCTTCCTTTCCGAAGCAATCAGTATTCCTAGCCAATGCCATGAGTTTTTTGGCGGTCTTACATACCTATTATACAGGGCTTCCCAAATTATGTCTCCTGAAGTGGATACGCCCGCCTTTGCTGCGCAAGTTTgtgggctgctgctcagcCACAATTCAACTGAGTCGCTCGATCAGCCAGAGACTCAAGATGTTTTGGCAAACGATCTATTATCCATTTTGCTCAGCTGTCTGCAAGTTGACGAAACGCTGCCAGCTTCCCCAAGCTTGCCCGATGACATTGTGCAGAAATTACTTTGGAGACATCTTTTCCCCAAGCAACGAACTCAATTGGGGCACCCCATGCAAAAAGTATTGCTGAACGCAAATACTCGACAGAAGCTGTACGAAGTCATTCTGAGACTGGCAGAAAACAATCAAGTCATACTCGGCCCGTTATTTAGGTCCCTTAACTCTCTCGTTCCTTACTTTTcgggcgaagaagatggccattATATATACGATCTACCCTACCAGTTTAATCGCGAGAAGGCCATTAAACCCTGTGGCTATGTTGGCTTGCGAAACCTTTCAAATACATGTTATCTAAACGCGCTACTCACTCAGCTATTCATGAATACTCAATTTCGGCGATTCATTCTCAGTTTGGACATACCAAATAACGCTGGTTCCCAACAGTTATTGTTCCACGCACAAAAGCTCCTTGCCTACATGCAAGAAAGTCCTTGCCGATTTGTAGATCCTGAACAATTCGTTGGAAGCATAAGGACATACGAAGACACCTATATCGACATCAACAGCCAAATGGATGTGGATGAGTTTTACAACTTGTTATTCGACCGGTTGGAAGCTCAGTTGTTGACAGACGACCAAAAGAGGAAGCTTAGGGGAATCTACGGCGGGCAGCTTGTCCAacaaatcaaatcaaggGAATGTACACACGTATCGGAACGGTTCGAGCCATTTTCCGCGATACAATGCGATATCAACGGGAAACGAACGCTTCAGGAGAGCCTTGAAGCTTATGTTGGGGGAGAAATCATGGAAGGCG ATAACAAGTATAAATGCTCGTCCTGCGACCGGCATGTTGACGCTGTAAAAAG GGCTTGTCTCAAAGATGTACCAGACAATCTAATTTTCCATCTGAAACGATTCGACTTTAGCCTTCGTACGTTGCAACGAAGCAAGATCAATGATTACTTTTCGTTTCCTCGTACGATCGACATGCGGCCATACACAATCGACTACCTCAGCAACCCAGCAACTGGCACGACACAAGAGGATATATTCGAGCTAGTGGGCATTCTAGTGCACTCCGGCACGGCAGAATCGGGTCATTACTATTCCTTCATCCGAGAACGCACATCAACAGATGACCAGCCTCGTTGGTTTGAGTTCAATGACGATAACGTATCACTATGGGATCCGCGCAATATGGCGAACCATACATTCGGCGGCCTTAGCCAACAGTCAATACATGATACCAACGGAACAGGGTATACTAAAAATTATAGCGGATATATGCTTTTCTATCAGCGCGCCTCTGCCCTCgctgcagagcagcagcaagcaacaTCATCCACCACGGGGGCCGTCGCCCCCGTGCAGGTTGAAATTCCCCCACACCTGAAAGAACACATCCTCCGTGAGAACACAGTCATCCTCAAACGGCACTGCTTGTTTGATCCTAACTACATCACATTTGTGGAGAGTTGCTTCGCTCAGGCAAGATTATTCGGAAACAATTCGTCGCTCAGTCCAGGACAGCAGCAATCTCTAGACCCAATCTATGATTTACCTCACGGCTTGAAAGATCTGGCAATGGAGGTGGCTATAAGTCACTTGGATCAACTAGTTACGCGAATCGAGGATACGCCAAACTTCAAATCCTTCTCAGAAATGATCCGAAGGGCTGTTGTTGAATGCGGAGACTGCGCGATTGCGTTTTTCGAGTATTTTAGTAGGCGCCATGCGGCTTTCAGGATGCTGGTCCAACGTCATCCAGACGCCGCTGTCCGCACTTTTTCGTGGAAAACGCTGATTCTcgcgatggagaagataGCCATCGAAACACCGAATGTGTACGATCCGCTGAGCCCCAACATTATCCAGGACGACAGAAGCGACATTGCTGTCgattctccagcttctcgtAGTTCGCCATCTCCAAGACCCTCCGTCTTGGAAGAGGCAGTACTTCTCTTTGACCATCTCTGGCGACACTTTCATTTCCATCTTCGTTCTTGGGATGAGGTCTTTGGTTTGTTGCTCGATTTTGCGAGAATGGGTCCGCGAGAGGTAGCCCATCTGTTGGCGAATGATTACCTGCTTAAGCTGCTACGCATCATTGCGGCCGACACAATGATGGAGTTGCCGTTAAATTATGCGAGAATGTTGAACAACATCTTTCGGAGAGTTCCACGGCCTCCGTCGTATGCGGCGATCTTGGCGCTCATCGACTATTTTATATCGCAGCTTGAGCCCATGCTGGGCGCACAGTATATCGTCGATACACCAGAGGAGCGGCTAAACTGCGATGAGGCACCGTTTCCTTGGACGGCAGACGAGGTTCAGTTGATACACAGCCATCCAGAGCGTCAACTAGCCAGCTTTTTTATCGAAAAGCTACTCGCGATTGATCAAGCCCGCCCCATCACCCATAGCATACTAGGCCGCTTAACAACGCTCGCGTCTCAAATGGATCTGAGAATCTTGAATAGTCTACGGAAAAAACTAGAGGCGGACTCGACGATGCAACCAATGGACCCGTTCCTACGAGCCGCCGCCCAGTATTTGGAATCTACACAGTCAGCTGCTCACAGTCGAAGCATCATACGCTTTATCGCTGCGCAGGCCCAGAGCTTACAGAACAGTGAACCCGTAGCCTTCTTGGAATTCTTTAGCGCGTCACTCAATCTGAAGAGACCGCATGGCGACATAGTACGAACCATCGAAACGTGCAGCCTCGAGACACTGCCAGACTGGGTACCTCATCTACTCGCATATGGAGACTGTGGGATAAAATACGACACTGAGCGCTTTCTAGATACTGAGCTCTTTGACCGCATGCCCAACGCAGATGAtgtggacgaagacgatatCGCAATGCTTGAGCGAAGGGAGATCTCGAAAGAAGTTATCCGGAGACTGGGCATGGCGTGCGTATTTTATCTACGAGATACGCACATTAAACAACGGGCTCACATCGGACGCGATACTGCTTCCATGATGGTGCAGGTAGCGGCCAAATGCACCCCCTTCTTTTCGGATGAGCCAGGGGTGGATGATGAAAGAAGTATCGAATTCAACAACCTCCAGCGTG AAATTGCGAATGCTGTACGAACAATTATTGTTGATGAAGTGGAAGATGACAACTCTG ACTGGGAGGGGTCTTACATGTCATCAGATCCTTTGGATTGCCAGCCAGACCTGGGAATACAGCAGATTGGAGAGCCAGACGAGGCCCTTGCGacatga
- a CDS encoding uncharacterized protein (EggNog:ENOG41) gives MSACGYNDPEMMKAAIELAQSFSRSKGNGKKKSGGGSLGGGKEHYEPHQPRQQSRYSQVAAPPRQTFSPSVPSSRLSAPPPSRRTYGASGDFATRRAASRPVIGNLGKDFLTSGSKAEPPKGEKASTISAPVPGQESQKGLPADKDSIEGTTKPEPFSTPPRSSGNSQSGNILDAFYAILDDKPSIGQEIDTLANMLSKAMDLNAPGTPTLDTPPIKETVKPSSRQCACQELDGQGKHEKTCPRHMTQEKNAEKVDEGYDNGEVKESDDKVNDTKTAPKSADVDIEPSSGPGYSHSRKLSPVAPVFVPRLHQDPVQAMDTNGENDLSIKKSTKGLSASMWA, from the exons ATGAGTGCGTGTGGATATAACGATCccgagatgatgaaggcTGCCATTGAGCTTGCCCAGAGCTTTTCAAGATCAAAAGGAAacgggaagaagaaatctgGAGGTGGTAGCTTGGGAGGCGGAAAGGAACATTATGAACCTCACCAGCCAAGACAACAGAGTCGATACAGCCAAGTCGCTGCACCACCGCGCCAGACTTTCTCGCCCTCTGTCCCATCCTCTCGCCTTTCGGCCCCGCCTCCAAGCAGGCGAACTTATGGTGCGTCTGGAGACTTTGCAACTAGGAGAGCTGCAAGTCGCCCCGTTATCGGTAACCTAGGCAAGGATTTTCTTACTTCAGGTTCAAAGGCTGAACCACCAA AGGGCGAGAAGGCTTCTACAATATCTGCCCCAGTCCCTGGCCAAGAATCTCAAAAGGGCCTTCCAGCCGACAAGGACAGCATTGAAGGGACAACAAAGCCCGAACCTTTCTCAACTCCACCACGATCCTCTGGCAATAGCCAGTCTGGGAACATACTTGATGCTTTCTACGCAATACTGGATGACAAGCCAAGTATTGGCCAAGAGATCGACACCCTGGCCAACATGTTATCCAAGGCAATGGATCTAAACGCCCCAGGAACGCCCACCCTGGATACTCCACCTATCAAAGAAACCGTCAAACCTAGTAGCCGTCAATGTGCCTGTCAGGAGCTAGATGGACAAG GGAAACATGAAAAGACGTGCCCTCGGCATATGACACAAGAGAAGAACGCCGAGAAAGTTGACGAAGGATATGATAATGGTGAGGTGAAAGAAAGCGACGACAAAGTTAACGATACCAAAACTGCTCCCAAAAGCGCGGATGTTGACATTGAGCCAAGCAGTGGGCCTGGTTACTCGCATTCACGCAAACTCTCTCCTGTCGCCCCAGTCTTTGTGCCAAGACTTCATCAAGATCCGGTACAGGCTATGGATACAAATGGAGAGAATGACCTCTCTATCAAAAAGTCAACAAAAGGGCTGTCGGCTTCGATGTGGGCATAA
- a CDS encoding uncharacterized protein (BUSCO:EOG092D15YH): MAINGTKRRKLAHDSSDDEAQATASRKAQKDFFKQASNWDLEDDYASRRRKSKKSDKESTKLPIKTADGRLEILRELEKEEDLVSVESDTEWLEGREDDIESEVEEEVQEEAPTVSEAQQIREAQEELAKLATSLNENPEEHVGSLKTIAAIGESPIPAIQMLALMTQMSVYKDIIPGYRIRPANEDDPAEKVSKDVRTLRKFEQALVLGYQNYVKELARCAKLETNPVKGGQSVAGIAITCACTLIAAVPHFNFRSDLLRILVNKLSRKKIDGNSVKCLKALETLFREDEDGKPTMEAVSLLSKMMKAREYEVDESVVNLFLSLRLLSEFAGKASQDAVERTTVKKKKWEYRSKRERKAKKEQKSLEKDMAAADAMVDHEERDKMQSETLKLVFATYFRILKMRAPHLMGAVLEGLAKYAHLINQDFFGDLLEALKDLIRHSDDDADADLATHNEDDDSVSMRNLTREALLCTVTAFALLEGQDAHNSRNNLHLDLTFFTAHLFTSLLDLSVHPDLELTKIARNTSTTSKINVQTTTVLLLRSLTAILLPAWNIRSVPPLKLAAFSKQLMTAALQLPDKSCQATLALLNDVAHTHGKKIASLWNTEERKGDGKHNALSDTVEGSNPFAATVWEGELLKKHFSPKVREGAKLLVKTLP; this comes from the coding sequence ATGGCGATCAACGGCACCAAGAGGAGAAAACTGGCTCACGATTCCTCGGATGACGAGGCGCAAGCCACGGCATCCAGGAAAGCTCAGAAAGACTTCTTCAAGCAGGCGTCAAACTGGGACCTTGAAGACGACTACGCATCTCGCCGtcgcaagagcaagaaatcCGACAAAGAGAGCACCAAGCTGCCAATTAAGACAGCCGACGGCCGATTAGAGATCCTCCGCGAGctcgagaaggaggaggatctGGTATCTGTTGAAAGCGACACAGAATGGCTCGAGGGCCGCGAGGACGATATTGAGTCAGaggtggaggaagaggtGCAAGAAGAGGCACCCACCGTGTCTGAGGCTCAGCAGATCCGGGAGGCGCAGGAAGAGCTGGCAAAGCTAGCCACGTCTCTCAATGAGAACCCTGAGGAACATGTTGGTTCGCTGAAGACCATTGCCGCCATTGGCGAGTCGCCAATCCCTGCTATTCAGATGCTGGCTCTCATGACGCAGATGTCGGTCTACAAAGATATCATCCCTGGATACCGTATCAGGCCTGCAAATGAAGACGACCCAGCGGAGAAGGTGTCTAAGGATGTGCGCACGCTGCGCAAGTTTGAACAGGCCTTGGTGCTTGGTTATCAAAACTACGTGAAGGAGCTAGCCCGATGCGCCAAGCTGGAAACAAACCCCGTGAAAGGAGGACAAAGTGTTGctggcatcgccatcacatGCGCTTGCACCCTGATAGCTGCGGTGCCGCACTTCAATTTCCGTTCTGATCTATTGAGGATCTTGGTGAATAAGCTgagcagaaagaagattGACGGCAACTCAGTCAAGTGCCTTAAGGCGCTGGAGACATTGTTtcgcgaagatgaagacggcaAGCCAACCATGGAGGCTGTCTCATTATTGTCGAAAATGATGAAGGCTCGGGAGTACGAAGTGGATGAGAGCGTAGTCAACCTATTCCTCAGCCTTCGCCTGCTCTCTGAGTTTGCCGGCAAAGCTTCACAAGACGCAGTGGAGCGAACTACagtcaagaagaagaagtgggaATACCGCTCCAAGAGAGAGCGAAAGGCTAAGAAGGAGCAAAAATCTCTGGAGAAGGATATGGCTGCTGCGGACGCCATGGTCGACCACGAGGAGCGAGACAAGATGCAGTCCGAGACTCTGAAGCTCGTATTCGCGACCTACTTCCGCATCTTGAAGATGCGCGCCCCTCATCTCATGGGAGCCGTCCTCGAGGGTCTGGCCAAATACGCCCATCTGATCAACCAGGATTTCTTCGGCGACCTGCTCGAGGCGCTCAAGGACTTAATCCGCCACAGCGACGATGACGCTGATGCCGACCTGGCTACCCAcaacgaggacgacgacagcGTCTCCATGCGAAACCTGACGCGCGAGGCCCTCCTCTGCACTGTCACTGCCTTTGCCCTCCTTGAGGGCCAAGACGCCCACAACTCTCGCAACAACCTCCATCTCGACCTTACCTTCTTCACAGCCCACCTCTTCACCTCCCTCCTCGACCTCTCAGTCCACCCCGATCTCGAACTCACCAAGATCGCCCGCAACACATCAACCACCTCCAAGATCAACGTCCAGACCACTACAGTCCTGCTCCTCCGCTCTTTGACCGCCATCCTACTGCCCGCCTGGAACATCCGCTCCGTGCCGCCCCTGAAGCTCGCCGCCTTCAGCAAGCAGCTCATGACGGCTGCTCTACAGCTGCCCGACAAGTCCTGCCAGGCTACGCTGGCCCTGCTCAACGACGTGGCACACACACATGGCAAGAAGATTGCCAGCTTGTGGAATACAGAGGAGCGCAAGGGTGATGGAAAACACAACGCCCTCAGTGACACGGTCGAGGGCAGCAATCCGTTTGCTGCGACGGTGTGGGAGGGCGAGCTTTTGAAAAAGCACTTTTCGCCCAAGGTTAGAGAAGGGGCGAAGCTGCTGGTAAAGACTTTGCCCTGA